A window of Bombina bombina isolate aBomBom1 chromosome 5, aBomBom1.pri, whole genome shotgun sequence genomic DNA:
TTGGGTTTCTATAGCACTAAAGGGCTTATCATCCTAATCCCCAGTGTGCAAGGTTTTAAATGGCATCTGGATGGAAAAAAAACCCTGGTATGCCCTTAGACCCAGATAGATGATAACCCTTTCATACCCAGTTAAAGAAGCTACACATTGAAATTTTAATAGCACCCATGCACCAAATAAATTAATAGCATGCAACTAGCCaattttgtatgtttgtgtgtgtgtatgttgtatgtatgtgggtatatgtgtgtgtgtgtatatatatatatatatatatatatatatatatatatatatatatatatacatatatatatatatatatatatatatatatatatatatatatatatatatatatatatatatatatatatatatatattctaggcaTATTTAAAGTTACCTAAAACCAGAGCTTGTAGATATTGATTTGCTTGATTCAGAATATAGTAATGAGGATAATAATTGCCTTGTATTTTTGAAACTCTATTTTTGGTAGCagtaaaaaaattgaaatgttACTAGATGTTTATCATTTTTGTGTTCTGATTGTGCAATGGAAGTTTCACTTTTGTGTATACATTCACCGTTCTCTTTTTTTATGCAATAGGTTTGGTGTGAATCAAATTTGCGAAGATGCATCAGTGAATTTCATCGCTTCATCTGTGAGATCTGTAATAAGGCATTCCCCATGTATTCATCCTTGACCCTGCACAAAGAAACTCACAAAGGTGGCCAGCATAGCACTAAGAACAATAATGAAAACACATCTGATGAAAACCAAGACCAGAAAGCTTTTATGGCAGCCTTGGGCCTGCAGCACACCAAAGATATGAAACCCGCTAACCAAGATGACTGTGTACCAGACTGTTATGAGGCGATGCGCCGAGAAGCTCTGAAGAGCAATCTACCTCAGGAATTTGGTGGCATGAACATGCTGAACTTGTCTCCTTTAGAAGCTCCTACAGTAGGAGGCCCATTCTCAGTCCTGCCGCCAACAAAAGAGAACCTGAAGCTGCTTACACTGCAACCTTTTCAAAAAGGCTTTACTATGCAGCCTGAGACCAGCATTGTGGTCAAACCTATCTCTGGAGAGTTGGCTGACATTCAACAGATACTGAAGATGGCTGCTTCAGCACCACCTCAGATAAATCTTACTTCACTTGCTAAAACATGTCCTGGCAGCACACACACCAGTTTTAAGCACATGCCTCCATTGAAGCCAAAGCCACTGGTGGCACCTCGTACAGTTGTTGCCACCTCTACACCCCCTCCTATTGCGAACACTCAACAGTCATCTCCAGGTTGCATCAGCCCAAGCCTTCCTCCCCCACCCTTGCGGATGGTGAGGAACAGTGTGGAATCTCCAACAAGCACCATATTTTTGCAATCCAGGTCTTCAGTTCAACCCTCCCAAACTTTAAACAGTGATCCAATAAAAAGACAGCTAGAACAGGACAGTATTATTGAAGCATTCATGCCTTTAGACTTGGAGACTAAGATCAAAAAGGAAGGTTCTGATAGGGATCTGAAATCCATTATCTCtggagcaaacaacaaaaaaaatactcAGTCAAAAAAGGTATTTTATCCTTGTCGTTTCTGTGATCAAGTATTTACATTTTCTGGTGTGTTAAGGGCTCACATTCGCACACATTTGGGGATATCACCTTATCAGTGCAATATTTGTGACTATATTGCAGCTGACAAGGCAGCACTAATTAGGCACCTTAGAACACACAGTGGTGAAAGGCCATACATATGTAAAATTTGCCAGTATCCTTTTACTGTTAAAGCCAATTGTGAGAGACATCTGCGCAAGAAGCACCTTAAAGTCACTAGAAAAGATATTGAAAAGAACATTGATTATGTCTCCAGCAATACAGCAGATATTGTGGATGCCATCTGCACTCCAGATACCGTGTGCAAATGCTGTGGGGAGGACTTAAAGAATTTCCGTGCActtcacatacacatgaaaacgcACAACAGCTTTCAGAAAAAGACTCGATTTGAGTGCAAAGAATGTGGCAATGCATTTTCTgccaaaaaaaattgtattcaccACATTCTTAAGCAGCACCAGCATGTACAGGAGAAAGACATTGACAGCCATATCTTGTCAGTGGCCTGTAGCCCTGAGCAAAAAAGATCAGATACTCCACAGTTGGAAGACAGCACTTACAGAGATCAAAAGTCTTCCTCCTCATTTGTGGAATCACAGAATGGTTTCCTTCCTGGAATTCTCTCTTCTTATCCAGTAAAACTTGAACCTGCTACAAGCTTTCCTATAGACCTTGATGAGCCTTTGGACTTTTCTCAAAAGAACAAGAACCCTTGTGGGCTTCAAGTAAAGCAAGAGCAAATCTACAACACCTACCATGTCTCTTTTGATTGTTCAATGGAGCCTATTGATCTTTCAATCCCTAAACACACTAAACAGGATAAAGTTGTTGCTCCAGATCAAGCAGAGCAGGCATCTGGACCTCCTGAGCCACTATATAACTGCCAGTCGTGCCCACTCCCCCTAAGTGCCAATGATAGCCTAGACAAAGGTACAGGGCTCACACATTCCAAACTAATGAAAAATCCCCTCCATTTGACAGTCCCTATCATTTCACCAGCTGTTCTTGGCAATGCAACTATACTACGCCCCTTGAGACCTAAGCCTCCACCTCTTTTGCCAAAACCTACAGCCACTAAAGAACTTCCCCCTTTGGCTTCCATTGCGCAGATCATTTCTTCTGTATCATCTGCTTCCACTTTATTGAAAACCGAGATTATACCCCCTGCTTCTCGCATTGCTGCCAATACTTCACCTGCCACTGAGAAATCTGGGGCTTCCAAATCCAAAGCAAAAGTCATTCAAAAAGAGCTTTCTAATTCCTCTGATGTACCATGCTCTGCAGGAAGCACAACTTCTGAAAACTCCTCCAACTCTACTGCTTTGGTGGTAGCTGCTAAAAAACGTGGTCGaaggaaaggaacaaaaaataaacctaaagcagCTACTGGACTGGATCTGGAGTCAAGCGGTGAATTTGCAAGTATAGAGAAGATACTGGCCACAACTGATACAAATAAGTTCAGCCCTTATTTGCAGCCCACAGAAGACACCAAAGAAAGTGCTGAAAAAAATGCAACCAGTGAAGACGAGAGGGATAGCGGTGAAGATAAAAGGGGAAAGCGAAATTCCTACACTAACTCTTTGCAAAAAATTACTTGCCCTTATTGTCCACGTGTTTTTCCTTGGGCGAGTTCTTTACAAAGGCACATGCTCACTCACACTGGTAAGCATTACTGTTAAAACAGAATACTTTAGGTGCTATTATGCAGAATCTAGACAGAAAACAGTACATGTCACAAtgttttgttctcatgatatttattttatgtataaaaatacaaatttggTTATTGCTTCTTTGATAGCTACCAAAAGCTTGCATACTCAAACTGTCTTGTGTACCTCTGTAGGCATTAGCATAAATGATCCTATGTAAATACACTTCTTTAGGTGCTAAGCAAAAGTGATGCTACAAATTGGTGCAAATTGCAGGCTCTGGTTTTGGTCTTGGAGTGCCTACTCTAAGGTGCCCAACTTTGAGTCATTCCAAAGGAGTAGTCTTTTGGAtatccaagagaacgaagacacacTGGTGGTCTTTATAATCTTGTTTAATTTCCTGGAAAAGGGGTGGCGTTAATTCCCACAACCTTAGAGCCCTGTGAATATTTTGCTTTGAAATAACTAGTTTTCAgcttatttttgttgtattttcagTTTAACAAGTTAGTTAGAAAATTATCTcatacataaagggacattaaaccctaaatacattctataagcatagtattgaggttattccccacctccctcaaaggtgccaccatgttgaacgCTTGTTTTTCACTACATTccggtgctgatgtgtttgcacatgtacagtaactctccttcagatacctggttccataatggcagcacccatgattagagagaAGTGCATGGAATGTATTTAGTGGGACAGTAAtttcaaaatgaaagtttcatgattcatataagagcatgcaattttaaacaactttctaatttacttctgttatcaaatttgcttcattctcttggtatcttttattgaagagtaaaactaggtaggctcataagagctcaggagtgtgcatgtgtctttagtactctatggccgcagtattttgcaacattatttgtagctttgttatacaatgttgcaaaacactgctgccatagagtactaaagacacgtgcacactcctgagctcttatgaacctacctagttttactctttaataaaatataccaagagaatgaagcacatttaataacagaagtaaattggaaagttgtttaaaattgcaatttctatctgaatcatgaaagttacattttgactttactgtccttttaagacaaaaagaaacattaaaaagtgacactaaagtcaaaattgaactttcatgattcatatagaggatACAGACACAGActttttgcttccattatcaaattgcccacagtttttatatgcactctttctgaggcacaatctcctgctgagcatgtgcaagagtttagtgTATATGCATATGAGTCTGTGAGGCTGaggactgtcacatggtacaggaggctggcaaattgaaatgtgttagaaaaatctattaaaaagtataaataaccttgttacaaacatttttacaaattataAGTTcatgtagtgcttaaagggacgtAGTAGTACAAAAagtgcatgctctaatttgttggaGCCTGTGATTTCTGCACGTCTGACATTCAAACCTGCAAAATGGTTAAAGACATAGGTAAAGTGCCACTTGGGCACTCTAAGAATTAAAGTTGCTTAGCTAAATACAACAGGTAATTGGCAGGACTGTGCAAAAACATAGATTTTGTCGGAGAtatgaaccataggcccaacaagtctggtccaaaatgtcctaaaaatgtgTAAACTTAGCTAGCTTGcaggattgccttatgcttatctcaggcattcttgaagtccatcacagtgtttgtcattactaaatCTAATTGAAGTTTATTGCATGAAATGCTTCAGCTGTGTCCTGCTCAGGATCAGCAAttccctttcggctagattacgagttttgcgttataaggggtgtggtgctaacttgtttgttattgtcaccgctcactttcctacagcgctggtattacaggttttcataaaccctgcattattaggcaagaagtgagcgtagagcaaaattgagctccatactgcactccaataccagcgctgcttaagtcagcggtgagctggtattacgtgctcgtgcacgatttccccatagacatcaatggggagagctggctgaaaaaaagcctaacacctgcaaaaaagcagcgtaaagctccgtaacacagccccattgattcctatggggaaactaaatttatgtttacacctaacaccctaacatgaaccctgagtctaaacacccctaatcttacacttattaatcactaatctgccgcccccgacatcgccgacacctacattatacttattaacccctaatttgccgccacctacctatatttattaacccctaatctgctgtccctaacatcgccgcaacctacattacagttattaacccctaatctgccaccccaacgtcaccgacactatactaaatgtattaacccctaaacctaagtctaaccttaacaccccctaacttaaatataattaaaataaatctaaataaaacttactatcattacttaaataattcctatttaaaactaaatacctataaaataaaccctaaactagctacaatataacgaatagttacattgtatctatcttagggtttatttttattttacagggaagtttgtatttattttaactaggtagaatagtttactaaatagttattaactatttaataacctacctagctaaaataaatacaaatttacctgtaaaataaaacctaacctgagttacactaacacctaacattacagaacaattaaataaatgacctaaattaaatacaattacctaaattacaaaaaacaaacaaacactaaattgcacaaaataaaaaaagaaatgatcaaatatttaaactaattacacctaatctaatagccctatccaaataaaaaaagccccccccaaaaaaacaaaaaaaaacctagcctaaactaccaatagcccttaaaagggccttttgcagggcattgccacaaagaaattagctcttttacctgtaaaaaaaaataaaaaaaaatacaaacaacccccccaacagtaaaacccaccacccacacaaccaaacccttaaaaaaaacctaacactaacccctgaatatccatttacagttttgaagaggcggcatccatcctcaacgaagccgggagaagttttcatccaagctggcagaagtcttcatccagacggcatcttctatcttcatccatccggcacggagcggctccatcttcaaaacatccggcgcggagcatcctcttctttcgacgtcttcttcccgaatgaatgttcctttaaattacgtcatccaagatggcgtcccttgaattccgattggctgatagaattctatcagccaatcagaattcaagggacgccatcttggatgacgtcatttaaaggaatattcattcgggaagaagacgttgaaagaaaAGGGATGCTCcgcaccgtctggatgaagacttctgcctgtctggaggaccacttctgccagcttggatgaagacttctcccggcttcgttgaggacttcttgctgcttcgttgaggatggatgtccggtcttcaaaactgtaagtggatcttcaggggttattgttagtgtttttttttttttttttttaaggatttattgggtgggttttattattaggttagggtttgggcaattgaaaaagagctaaatgcccttttaagggcaatgcccatccaaatgccctttttcagggcaatggggagtttaggtttttttagttaggattttatttggggggttggttgtggtgggtggtgggttttactgttggggggttgtttgtattttttctttttacaggtaaaagagctgatttctattggggcaatgccctgcaaaaggcccttttaagggctattggtagtttagtttaggctaggttttttttaattttatttgggggggggggcttttttattttgatagggctattagattaggtgtaattagtttttaaatatcggataatttctttttttattttgtgtaatttagagttgttgtttttttttgtaatttatgtaattgtatttaatttatgtaatttatttaattgttgtgtaatgttaggtgttagtgtaactcaggttaggttttattttacaggtaaatttgtatttattttagctaggtagttagtaaatagttaataactatttagtaaactattctacctaattaaaataaatacaaacttacctgtaaaataaaaataagccctacgctagatacaatgtaactattagttatattgtagctaacttagggtttattttataggtaagtatttagttttaaataggaattatttaggtaatgatagtaagttttatttagatttattttaattatatttaagctagggggtgttagggttaggtttaggggctaataaatttagtatagtggcggcgatgttaggggcagcagattaggggttaatattaaactagtgtttacagtgcggcggtttaggggttaatatgtttattatagtggcggcgatgtcaggagtggcagattaggggttaataattttattttagtgtttgcgatgcgggagggcctcggtttaggggttaatagatagtttatgggtgttagtgtactttttagcactttagttatgagtttcatgctacaactttgtaacgtaaaactcataactactgactttagattgcgttacgaatcttccgggataggctgtaccgctcactttttggcctccaaaaaaagcttgtaatatcggcgctatggaagtcccatggaaaaaagactttacgcaaaagATTTGAAAAACCCATTATGCTGCTTTTTTActtgtaacgcaaaacttgtaatctagccgtttggtaGCTTagcaggactttaactatgtgttaactcctttgcaggggttaaacacacagtattaAATTGTCAGTACCCTTATGAttttactgtacaatgtccctttaatacacaaccATATTCCTGAACCTGCACCAGTATTTCCTCATGGAAAGTAGCTACGTTTTTATAAACGGATTCCAGCAGAAAGCTATACATTtagtaacagaagttaattggatttttttttttaaataaattgccaactgtatctgaatcattaacgtttaattttgagttttataGAAAATTGCAGCCTATGTTTTGCCAATATgatctatgtatttttatatttctggAATACTAAACAATCCTCAGCCATTAGATTCCTCTATTGTGATTTGCTGGATACTGTTTCTAACATTGGAGAACATGATGATTTTACTAGAATCTTGTAAGTTTTCTTTCCAAACATCTCGCTCTGAAAGGCTTTGTTCATTGATTATATTACAAGCTTACTGTACATGAGAtactcaagcttaaagggacataaaagccttCATTTCATTGTTGCTTCAAAAATATATTCTAAATcacttttttatggggggggggcgaTATTTGTGTGGTGGGGAAAATGTACCTTTTTGTTTGTTTGAAGCCCCAGGACTAATGTTACAACCAGCCAGTGAGCATGTATAATGCAGTATCAGTTATTCATTTCCTGCTAGCATCAGCTATGGATTTCCTTTCAATATAAACTGAAAGACATTTTTACTTAAAAGAACTTCAAAGTAATTTTTCTTTGTTACGTTTTAAAATAGGGTATTTTAAACCATATTAccctttttttttatgcaaactaaaaCTATTTTATGCTTGTGTAGACCTGTCCACCAGTAAAGCTTTGGAGTTATCCTCCTTTGCCATCACATAATCAACTGATCCTCATGGATCTAATATGGATTTTCTGTTTATTTTGGTATCTGTTTAAACAgctcaaattattttaaattttttatgaaACAACATACTTTTAACAGATGCTCCTTCATGCATGAGAGAACGAACGTCTCATGTCCTCTTTAGTATCGCACCATACAGTCTGCTATTTCCAAGCACCATAACCTAGTCTAAAGTCAGCCGTTATCAGGCTCTGTGTGCCTTGAAGATCAGTCAGCctctttgggctcgatttatcaaagccctacggctgcaagttctcacaacaacttgcttgccgtaatttgacaagcagcggtcaccagacctctgcttccctaacctcttcgccacctctaaggtggcgaaattcaatctccgcggttgaGTCTGATCGAGGAGATTGACCGctactgcccgcgcacagccaatcgcgtgcgggcaggagctgtcaatctcctcggtcggactcgaccgcggagattgaatttcgccaccttagaggtgacgaagatgttagggaagggggcaggattgcatgcgagtgcaaaattgcgctcgtgtgcaatggtgattacctgctggtaatttcgccccgccacaggcgagctgaggcgtacaggggcgagtatacgcgcccctgtccgcctcagtcttgataaatctagccctttgtgctGGTTTGATGGATGTAGCTAAAAGTGTATTGGAGGAACTTGTGCCATTTTAGGGAATTTTATAGTGCCTAAAAAGAAGCTTTGCCAGCTGGGTGAACAAGCGTGCCCTTAAAAGAAAACAGGAGtaagtttacatgttatttgcagtATGCCAAGTATTAGCATTGCTGctgttgtgttttatttaaaaaaaatataaacaatgacCACAGAACAAATTGACATTTCTGTCTCATAAGTTTTTAGAAGATTTTAACTGTTTTTAGATAAACGTCAATGACTGTGGGTGAATTGTATGTATTTGCATTGGAATGAGGGTGTGTTTCATTTCATTAGCCAGTTTTCAAaatgatttttcctattttaatttttaatgtaatttcctGCAAAATATGGCACTGTtacatttcattaaaaaaacaaaaatgttctccTAGAAGGTCGAACAAGAACAGGCAAAAGGGTAATGTCATTAGGCAAAGTGAGGTCACATGACAGCTTGAGAGTTAGGATTGGGGCATTCTATCTGCTAATGCAGATTTAGCTGTTAATTAGCAGCAAAACGAACAACTTGTGGCAGATTAAAGCAGAGTGGGTGCTCATAATGCTCCTATTGTGCTCAGCCTAGACAAGCTTTCTTGTTTCTAAAGGATATTTTGGTTGCCCGACCATCTCCCCCCTCCGCTGCTTCAGCCCACATCACACATGACTCTCTCGAATCCTTAATTTCCACAATCATAGATCTCTTGAATCTGCAGCACATATGTATTTGCAAAGCACTTCTCAAAGACCTACCTCATGGTATGGAATGGATTTGATTTACTGggtgtttttataataaaaataaaaatctagcaAGTtagataaaaactttttttttttcctcacttcAGGTCAGAAGCCCTACCCCTGTGCAAAATGTGATGCCTTCTTTTCTACCAAATCTAACTGTGAACGCCATCTCTTGCGTAAGCACGGAGTTGCCAACCTCTCCTTAAGAAGAAACGGTCTTATGCCCCAGTCTAAAGAAAGTGACGTTGGATCACATGATAGCACAGGTAGATCTTACCGTTTGTTCAGACTATTGCAGCACACCACAAAACGTAGTGATGTTTGCATTTGCTGTAACAATTCATAAATACAGCTCTATTCGGAGGATAAAATATATCAAAGGACAACAACTAATTGAACAcatcttttatttttaatagggTAAAACCTCCATAGTTAGCAGATTTCTTGACACGCAAAACGGAGTTCAGGAGAAAAAAAGTGCAGTGTTAGTTTATAGGCAGAAATGTGAAAGTGATTTATTTTCAGCCAGTCTGGGGAATAGATTTCTGCTTTGTGTCGTTTGCTCTCTAGCATTACTTGCTTCATTTGAACCTTTTGTCTGGAGCTTGCGATGGTTAAATAAAGATGTCTTCATGAGCTGTCGCGTTTATGTTTGTAATCTTGAATTGCAGAAACTCCCCTTAGCTGTGTATTGATATAGAGGTCATATCCCAATGATTATTAATTCTTCAGTAGTATAAGAAATGTTATCAAATAATCTTAAATGCTTCTAGTCATTTTAGAAATCTGAGATTGGTAACCTAAAAGTACagctatatttttcattgcaaccaaactatttaaagggacataaaacacaaatattttcatttgtgattcagatagagcattacaattttaaacaactctgccatttacttctattttgctttattcttttgatgtcctttgttgaagaaacagcaatgcacatgggtgagccaataacatgaggtgtatatatgttatgtatatgaggtgtatatatgttttcaacaaaggatatcaagagaacaaaacaaattaggtaatagaagtacagtatattgtgtttaaaattgcatgttccctcgggaaaaaaaaaaaaaaatagttgtcacatccttttaagaagataagtatgttttttttatttatttttatctttaaaaaattaccAAGGCTATAATTTCTTTTGATATAGATACAATTACTATGCAACA
This region includes:
- the RREB1 gene encoding ras-responsive element-binding protein 1 isoform X1; this translates as MEKQASVYWCSPGGRMLPASFSARPCQFQPFQQTGSSLVVEVLERAAAVVADPLFTVTNTLTEKSGKQDTKNPPDHMAKGNGEGEVMGLKDQIKAVSLLNGSEVNDLSSVKAMMSAVMNVTSVAENGGSLQNTKSPAKSPAPNRIGRRNQESKEEKSSYICPLCEKFCNSQHQLTMHIRQHNTDTGGTDHSCSICGKSLSSASSLDRHMLVHSGERPYKCNMCGQSFTTNGNMHRHMKIHEKDPNAQVTTSPPSPQKRRRLSSKRKSSNEGETEKEESPPAKKVLEESPPAEPEKKAEEVFPCSLCLKEFPCKPTLDAHMETHPEASLKCDTCCISFRTHRGMVRHNAVIHKLLPTDSSGKPFIQNNQSIPAGFNDLGFMDFSCRKFPIISQVWCESNLRRCISEFHRFICEICNKAFPMYSSLTLHKETHKGGQHSTKNNNENTSDENQDQKAFMAALGLQHTKDMKPANQDDCVPDCYEAMRREALKSNLPQEFGGMNMLNLSPLEAPTVGGPFSVLPPTKENLKLLTLQPFQKGFTMQPETSIVVKPISGELADIQQILKMAASAPPQINLTSLAKTCPGSTHTSFKHMPPLKPKPLVAPRTVVATSTPPPIANTQQSSPGCISPSLPPPPLRMVRNSVESPTSTIFLQSRSSVQPSQTLNSDPIKRQLEQDSIIEAFMPLDLETKIKKEGSDRDLKSIISGANNKKNTQSKKVFYPCRFCDQVFTFSGVLRAHIRTHLGISPYQCNICDYIAADKAALIRHLRTHSGERPYICKICQYPFTVKANCERHLRKKHLKVTRKDIEKNIDYVSSNTADIVDAICTPDTVCKCCGEDLKNFRALHIHMKTHNSFQKKTRFECKECGNAFSAKKNCIHHILKQHQHVQEKDIDSHILSVACSPEQKRSDTPQLEDSTYRDQKSSSSFVESQNGFLPGILSSYPVKLEPATSFPIDLDEPLDFSQKNKNPCGLQVKQEQIYNTYHVSFDCSMEPIDLSIPKHTKQDKVVAPDQAEQASGPPEPLYNCQSCPLPLSANDSLDKGTGLTHSKLMKNPLHLTVPIISPAVLGNATILRPLRPKPPPLLPKPTATKELPPLASIAQIISSVSSASTLLKTEIIPPASRIAANTSPATEKSGASKSKAKVIQKELSNSSDVPCSAGSTTSENSSNSTALVVAAKKRGRRKGTKNKPKAATGLDLESSGEFASIEKILATTDTNKFSPYLQPTEDTKESAEKNATSEDERDSGEDKRGKRNSYTNSLQKITCPYCPRVFPWASSLQRHMLTHTGQKPYPCAKCDAFFSTKSNCERHLLRKHGVANLSLRRNGLMPQSKESDVGSHDSTDSQSDADFSAAEGEVLDLTSGEKTKLEEVFVKDNLPVSVINQAEEETFHSKDDAKAESQEYKEQLEDDAVSNKSLDLNFASKLIDFKLSTSHRSASSGVNSCDICGKSFKFAATLGRHKKAHSCEKRAQDKSSEEDGSKVTPESVCILPQPSSSTVTQHSISTETQHSSSTASEEKDNDLPVDLKVSKSPEESDMSGKRNVDIDMALAEEDTERRSSEKSDDDKETQANETKGSSKADKRKKICNVCSKRFWSLQDLTRHMRSHTGERPYKCQTCERTFTLKHSLVRHQRIHQKVKDVKNQEKDSDKEDRHLRCEDDSDAESMQSSTHHTSENECEVSPSLNQSVTRSKKIQVANLTAEDLSSKSEHLSQTDNPRQLSETADIKDSETPKSTHR
- the RREB1 gene encoding ras-responsive element-binding protein 1 isoform X3, encoding MEKQASVYWCSPGGRMLPASFSARPCQFQPFQQTGSSLVVEVLERAAAVVADPLFTVTNTLTEKSGKQDTKNPPDHMAKGNGAMMSAVMNVTSVAENGGSLQNTKSPAKSPAPNRIGRRNQESKEEKSSYICPLCEKFCNSQHQLTMHIRQHNTDTGGTDHSCSICGKSLSSASSLDRHMLVHSGERPYKCNMCGQSFTTNGNMHRHMKIHEKDPNAQVTTSPPSPQKRRRLSSKRKSSNEGETEKEESPPAKKVLEESPPAEPEKKAEEVFPCSLCLKEFPCKPTLDAHMETHPEASLKCDTCCISFRTHRGMVRHNAVIHKLLPTDSSGKPFIQNNQSIPAGFNDLGFMDFSCRKFPIISQVWCESNLRRCISEFHRFICEICNKAFPMYSSLTLHKETHKGGQHSTKNNNENTSDENQDQKAFMAALGLQHTKDMKPANQDDCVPDCYEAMRREALKSNLPQEFGGMNMLNLSPLEAPTVGGPFSVLPPTKENLKLLTLQPFQKGFTMQPETSIVVKPISGELADIQQILKMAASAPPQINLTSLAKTCPGSTHTSFKHMPPLKPKPLVAPRTVVATSTPPPIANTQQSSPGCISPSLPPPPLRMVRNSVESPTSTIFLQSRSSVQPSQTLNSDPIKRQLEQDSIIEAFMPLDLETKIKKEGSDRDLKSIISGANNKKNTQSKKVFYPCRFCDQVFTFSGVLRAHIRTHLGISPYQCNICDYIAADKAALIRHLRTHSGERPYICKICQYPFTVKANCERHLRKKHLKVTRKDIEKNIDYVSSNTADIVDAICTPDTVCKCCGEDLKNFRALHIHMKTHNSFQKKTRFECKECGNAFSAKKNCIHHILKQHQHVQEKDIDSHILSVACSPEQKRSDTPQLEDSTYRDQKSSSSFVESQNGFLPGILSSYPVKLEPATSFPIDLDEPLDFSQKNKNPCGLQVKQEQIYNTYHVSFDCSMEPIDLSIPKHTKQDKVVAPDQAEQASGPPEPLYNCQSCPLPLSANDSLDKGTGLTHSKLMKNPLHLTVPIISPAVLGNATILRPLRPKPPPLLPKPTATKELPPLASIAQIISSVSSASTLLKTEIIPPASRIAANTSPATEKSGASKSKAKVIQKELSNSSDVPCSAGSTTSENSSNSTALVVAAKKRGRRKGTKNKPKAATGLDLESSGEFASIEKILATTDTNKFSPYLQPTEDTKESAEKNATSEDERDSGEDKRGKRNSYTNSLQKITCPYCPRVFPWASSLQRHMLTHTGQKPYPCAKCDAFFSTKSNCERHLLRKHGVANLSLRRNGLMPQSKESDVGSHDSTDSQSDADFSAAEGEVLDLTSGEKTKLEEVFVKDNLPVSVINQAEEETFHSKDDAKAESQEYKEQLEDDAVSNKSLDLNFASKLIDFKLSTSHRSASSGVNSCDICGKSFKFAATLGRHKKAHSCEKRAQDKSSEEDGSKVTPESVCILPQPSSSTVTQHSISTETQHSSSTASEEKDNDLPVDLKVSKSPEESDMSGKRNVDIDMALAEEDTERRSSEKSDDDKETQANETKGSSKADKRKKICNVCSKRFWSLQDLTRHMRSHTGERPYKCQTCERTFTLKHSLVRHQRIHQKVKDVKNQEKDSDKEDRHLRCEDDSDAESMQSSTHHTSENECEVSPSLNQSVTRSKKIQVANLTAEDLSSKSEHLSQTDNPRQLSETADIKDSETPKSTHR